In Micromonospora sp. WMMA1363, a genomic segment contains:
- a CDS encoding NHL domain-containing thioredoxin family protein — MSARVRAPELRGRAWLNTGGRALRLADLRGRITVLDFWTFCCINCLHVLDELRPLEQKYSDVLVVIGVHSPKFEHEKDPDALVAAVERYGVHHPVLDDPELDMWQQYAARAWPTLAVIDPEGYVVATMAGEGHAEGLARLVDDLIATHEAKGTLHRGDGPYVPPAEPETTLRFPGKAVVLDDGNLLVSDSARHSLVELAPDGETLVRRIGVGERGRADGPAGVASFAEPQGLCLLPAHVAEVAGYDLVVADTVNHLLRGVHLTTGEVVTVAGTGRQWRSTVDDHAHDALAVDLSSPWDLAWYDGKVVIAMAGIHQLWWFDPVKRTAGMYAGTTVEALRDGPLPEAWLAQPSGLSVSADSARLWVADSETSALRYVENGVLRTAVGQGLFDFGHVDGPAAEALLQHPLGVCALPDGSVLIADTYNGAVRRYDPTSDVVGTVADGLAEPSDLVLTPDGGVLVVESAAHRLTRLAPGALTAAGASTVDGTRHRTERKPTDLAAGEVTLDVVFTPAPGQKLDETYGPATRLVISASPPELLLAGAGTGTELSRRLVIDGTVAEGVLQVTAQAATCDADVEHAACHLTRQDWGVPVRVVDGATTRLPLVLRGLDA; from the coding sequence ATGAGCGCACGCGTACGCGCCCCCGAGCTGCGGGGCCGGGCATGGTTGAACACCGGCGGTAGGGCCCTCCGGCTGGCGGACCTTCGCGGCCGGATAACCGTCCTGGATTTCTGGACCTTCTGCTGCATCAACTGCCTGCACGTGCTCGACGAACTCCGCCCGCTGGAGCAGAAGTACTCCGACGTCCTCGTCGTCATCGGCGTGCACTCGCCCAAGTTCGAGCACGAGAAGGACCCGGACGCCCTGGTCGCCGCCGTGGAGCGGTACGGGGTGCACCACCCCGTGCTCGACGACCCCGAGCTGGACATGTGGCAGCAGTACGCGGCCCGGGCCTGGCCGACCCTGGCGGTGATCGACCCGGAAGGGTACGTGGTGGCCACCATGGCCGGCGAAGGCCACGCCGAGGGGCTGGCCCGGCTCGTCGACGACCTGATCGCCACCCACGAGGCCAAGGGCACGCTGCACCGGGGCGACGGCCCCTACGTGCCACCCGCCGAGCCGGAGACCACGCTGCGCTTCCCCGGCAAGGCCGTCGTACTCGACGACGGGAACCTGCTGGTGTCGGACTCGGCCCGGCACTCGCTCGTGGAGCTGGCACCCGACGGCGAGACACTGGTCCGGCGAATCGGCGTCGGTGAACGCGGTCGGGCCGACGGCCCGGCCGGCGTGGCCAGCTTCGCCGAGCCGCAAGGGCTCTGCCTGCTACCGGCACACGTCGCCGAGGTGGCTGGTTACGACCTGGTCGTCGCCGACACCGTCAACCACCTGCTGCGTGGCGTCCACCTGACCACCGGCGAGGTGGTCACCGTGGCCGGCACCGGCCGGCAGTGGCGCTCCACCGTCGACGACCACGCGCACGACGCGCTCGCCGTCGACCTCTCATCCCCGTGGGACCTGGCCTGGTACGACGGCAAGGTTGTGATCGCGATGGCGGGGATCCACCAGCTCTGGTGGTTCGATCCGGTGAAGCGCACGGCCGGCATGTACGCGGGTACCACGGTCGAGGCGCTGCGGGACGGTCCGCTGCCCGAGGCGTGGCTGGCTCAGCCCTCCGGCCTGTCGGTCTCCGCCGACAGCGCCCGGCTGTGGGTGGCCGACAGCGAGACCAGTGCGCTCCGGTACGTCGAGAACGGCGTACTGCGCACCGCCGTCGGTCAGGGGCTCTTCGACTTCGGGCACGTCGACGGTCCGGCCGCGGAGGCGCTGCTCCAGCATCCACTGGGGGTGTGCGCGCTGCCGGACGGCTCGGTGCTGATCGCCGACACGTACAACGGCGCGGTCCGCCGCTACGACCCGACCAGCGACGTGGTCGGCACGGTCGCCGACGGGCTGGCCGAACCGAGCGACCTGGTACTCACCCCCGACGGCGGCGTCCTGGTCGTGGAGTCGGCCGCCCACCGGTTGACCCGGCTCGCGCCCGGCGCGCTCACCGCGGCGGGCGCCAGCACGGTCGACGGCACGCGGCACCGCACCGAGCGGAAGCCGACCGACCTGGCGGCCGGCGAGGTCACCCTGGACGTCGTCTTCACACCGGCACCCGGGCAGAAGCTCGACGAGACGTACGGCCCGGCGACCCGGCTGGTGATCTCGGCGTCCCCGCCCGAGTTGCTGCTGGCGGGGGCGGGCACCGGCACCGAGCTGTCCCGGCGGCTGGTGATCGACGGCACTGTTGCGGAGGGCGTGCTCCAGGTGACCGCGCAGGCCGCAACCTGCGACGCGGACGTCGAGCACGCGGCCTGCCACCTGACCCGGCAGGACTGGGGGGTACCGGTCCGCGTGGTCGATGGCGCCACCACTCGCCTGCCGCTGGTGTTGCGCGGCTTGGACGCGTGA
- a CDS encoding 5-oxoprolinase subunit PxpA produces the protein MDLNADLGEGFGIWRLGDDAALLDLVTSANVACGFHAGDASTMRRTCADAAERGVSVGAQVGYRDLAGFGRRHIAYDFAELRDEVTYQLGALDAFCRIVHTRVRYLKPHGALYHAAACDESPATALVAAIGQYDDQLPLLCLPASVLAQLARGAGLRVVAEGFADRGYLPNGQLVPRGAPNALIADPEQMAQRAVRMATERTVVAVDGTVIPCPVESICLHGDTPGSVRCAELVRAALIDAGVPLTPFA, from the coding sequence ATGGACCTCAACGCTGACCTCGGGGAGGGCTTCGGCATCTGGCGACTCGGCGACGACGCGGCGCTGCTGGACCTCGTCACCTCCGCCAACGTCGCCTGCGGCTTCCACGCCGGGGACGCCTCCACAATGCGTCGAACCTGTGCCGACGCCGCGGAGCGCGGCGTCTCCGTGGGCGCGCAGGTCGGCTACCGGGACCTCGCCGGGTTCGGGCGGCGGCACATCGCGTACGACTTCGCCGAACTGCGCGACGAAGTCACCTACCAGCTCGGCGCCCTCGACGCCTTCTGCCGGATCGTCCACACCCGGGTTCGCTACCTCAAGCCGCACGGCGCGCTCTACCACGCCGCCGCCTGCGACGAGTCACCGGCAACGGCGCTGGTCGCGGCGATCGGTCAGTACGACGACCAGCTGCCGCTGCTCTGCCTGCCCGCCTCGGTGCTCGCCCAACTCGCCCGGGGGGCCGGGCTTCGGGTGGTCGCCGAGGGCTTCGCCGACCGGGGATACCTGCCCAACGGCCAGCTGGTGCCCCGAGGCGCCCCGAACGCCCTGATCGCCGACCCGGAACAGATGGCGCAGCGGGCGGTCCGGATGGCCACCGAACGGACCGTGGTGGCGGTGGACGGCACGGTGATTCCGTGCCCGGTGGAGTCGATCTGCTTGCACGGCGACACCCCGGGCTCGGTGCGCTGCGCGGAATTGGTCCGTGCCGCCCTCATCGACGCGGGCGTTCCCCTCACCCCGTTCGCGTGA
- a CDS encoding allophanate hydrolase subunit 1 yields the protein MRIRPVGAHGLLLDCASGTAGGPAASIDADIAARVEGWRAELWRRRERGELDVVEIVPAATTVLLDGVRDPAGTAALVAGWAPASVAPRATTATVEVPVMYDGEDLPAVAGHWGSDVPDVVARLAATEFRVAFCGFAPGFGYLTGLPAELAVPRLPSPRPRVPAGSVALAGPYAGIYPTASPGGWLLVGRTDLPLFDVHADPPARLSPGSHVRLVAT from the coding sequence ATGCGGATCCGACCGGTCGGGGCCCACGGCTTGCTGCTCGACTGCGCCAGCGGGACCGCCGGCGGCCCGGCGGCAAGCATCGACGCCGACATCGCGGCGCGGGTGGAAGGGTGGCGGGCCGAGCTGTGGCGCCGCCGAGAGCGGGGCGAGCTGGACGTCGTCGAGATCGTGCCGGCCGCGACCACCGTGCTGCTCGACGGGGTACGTGACCCGGCGGGTACGGCCGCGCTCGTCGCCGGCTGGGCCCCGGCGTCGGTCGCACCCCGGGCCACCACCGCCACGGTCGAGGTGCCCGTGATGTACGACGGGGAGGATCTGCCTGCCGTCGCCGGACACTGGGGCAGCGACGTGCCGGACGTCGTGGCGCGGCTGGCCGCGACCGAGTTCCGGGTGGCCTTCTGTGGTTTCGCGCCCGGGTTCGGATACCTCACGGGGCTCCCCGCCGAGCTGGCCGTACCCCGGCTACCCAGCCCGCGGCCCCGGGTGCCGGCCGGGTCGGTGGCACTCGCCGGACCGTACGCCGGCATCTACCCGACCGCCTCCCCCGGCGGCTGGCTGCTCGTCGGGCGGACCGATCTGCCGCTGTTCGACGTGCACGCCGATCCGCCGGCCCGGCTCAGCCCGGGCAGCCACGTGCGGCTGGTGGCGACGTGA
- a CDS encoding hemolysin III family protein yields MTTSAPLRLKPVDIGKPRMRGWLHTYAFFVAAVCGIVLCSIAATRPGWSPLVSCLIYSLTVCGLFGTSALYHRRVWSEHGYQIMRRMDHSMIFVFIAGTYTPFCLLLLEPRPATVMLSLVWGGALGGVALKLVWPHAPRWVSAPLYLALGWVSVAMLPDILRVGGVTALVLLIVGGAIYSVGAVFYALRRPNPWPTVFGHHEFFHACTLVAAICHHIAIYFALFA; encoded by the coding sequence GTGACCACCTCCGCACCGCTTCGTCTCAAGCCGGTCGACATCGGCAAGCCGCGAATGCGCGGCTGGCTGCACACCTACGCCTTCTTCGTCGCCGCCGTCTGCGGGATCGTGCTCTGCTCGATCGCCGCCACCCGACCCGGCTGGTCACCGTTGGTGAGCTGCCTCATCTACAGCCTCACGGTCTGCGGCCTCTTCGGCACCAGCGCCCTGTACCACCGTCGGGTGTGGTCCGAGCACGGCTACCAGATCATGCGCCGGATGGACCACTCGATGATCTTCGTGTTCATCGCCGGCACGTACACCCCGTTCTGCCTCCTCCTGCTGGAACCTCGGCCCGCGACCGTCATGCTGTCGCTGGTGTGGGGTGGCGCGCTGGGCGGCGTGGCACTCAAGCTCGTCTGGCCGCACGCCCCGCGTTGGGTCTCCGCGCCGCTCTACCTGGCACTCGGCTGGGTGTCGGTGGCGATGCTGCCGGACATCCTCCGGGTGGGCGGGGTCACCGCCCTGGTTCTGCTGATCGTCGGTGGGGCGATCTACAGCGTCGGGGCCGTCTTCTACGCGCTGCGCCGACCGAACCCGTGGCCCACGGTCTTCGGGCACCACGAGTTCTTCCACGCCTGCACCCTGGTCGCCGCGATCTGCCACCACATCGCGATCTATTTCGCCCTCTTCGCCTGA
- a CDS encoding histidine phosphatase family protein: protein MTDAYAQDRTLVLLRHAKADPPGDGPDVERPLAPRGRADAAAAGGWLARHALLPDVVICSVARRTRETWHNVAIGMTGAPPENGSAGPAPAVHYETDAYAAHPEDLLALLRRVGPDARTVLLIAHNPGISLLSALLAPEREDQDGLRTSDVVVHRTAVGWEELAGRSTVITAWHTARG from the coding sequence ATGACGGACGCGTACGCCCAGGACCGCACTCTGGTGTTGCTCCGGCACGCGAAGGCGGATCCGCCCGGCGACGGGCCGGACGTGGAACGACCGCTGGCACCGCGGGGGCGGGCCGACGCGGCGGCGGCCGGCGGGTGGCTCGCCAGGCACGCACTGCTGCCGGACGTGGTGATCTGCTCGGTCGCCCGGCGTACCCGGGAGACCTGGCACAACGTGGCGATCGGCATGACCGGGGCACCGCCGGAGAACGGCTCCGCCGGCCCGGCGCCCGCCGTCCACTATGAGACGGACGCGTACGCGGCACACCCCGAGGATCTGCTGGCGCTGCTCCGACGGGTCGGGCCCGACGCCCGGACGGTGCTGCTGATCGCCCACAATCCTGGCATCTCACTACTGTCGGCGCTGCTCGCCCCGGAGCGGGAAGATCAGGACGGGCTGCGCACCAGCGACGTCGTGGTGCACAGGACGGCCGTCGGCTGGGAGGAGTTGGCCGGCCGTTCGACCGTCATCACCGCATGGCACACCGCACGCGGCTGA
- a CDS encoding DUF6458 family protein: protein MGIGSGIFLIAIGAILTFAIRANVWWVDLRAVGWVFILAGLAVLLTTLWFWQDRRKRARTLIVEENRLSHPTAMMPPPPDPPPPTAPPS from the coding sequence ATGGGCATTGGTAGCGGAATCTTCCTGATCGCCATCGGCGCGATCTTGACCTTCGCCATCCGGGCCAACGTGTGGTGGGTGGATCTGCGCGCGGTCGGCTGGGTCTTCATCCTGGCCGGGCTTGCCGTACTGCTCACCACGCTGTGGTTCTGGCAGGACCGGCGCAAGCGGGCGCGGACGCTGATCGTCGAGGAGAACCGGCTGTCGCACCCGACCGCGATGATGCCGCCGCCGCCCGACCCGCCGCCACCCACGGCGCCACCCTCCTGA
- a CDS encoding acyl-CoA dehydrogenase — protein MTHYKSNLRDLEFNLFEVFGADRTFGQAPYTELDVDTARSFLSEVDRLAREDLAASYTDSDRNPPVFDPETYTAPLPESFKKSYQAFMDSEFWRLDLPEALEGSNAPRALWWSLAELVLGANAPVWMYASGPSFAHVLHVEGTEQQKRWAKLFIDKQWGSTMVLTEPDAGSDVGAGRARAIPQSDGSWHIEGVKRFITSGEHDLSDNIVHYVLARPVGVEGAGGPGTKGLSLFVVPKFHFDEETGELGERNGVFTTNVEHKMGLKVSNTCELTFGEHGVPARGWLLGERHDGIRQMFMIIEYARMMVGTKAIATLSTGYLNALEYAKNRVQGADLTQLADKTAPRVAITHHPDVRRSLLLQKSYAEGLRALVCYTATWQDKVAIAEAAGDERATKLAKRVNDLLLPLVKGVGSERAYELLGHESLQTFGGSGFLQDYPLEQYVRDAKIDTLYEGTTAIQSLDLIFRKIVRDNGKALMTVAAEIQEFITTEGGNGQLKEERQALGKALAEIQSILGVMTGWLGEAQGGDARALYKVGLSSRRFLLAVGDLVVGWLLQKQADVALTALTGEVSAADKAFYTGKVAAARFFAREVLPRIGADRRIIENVDLDVMDLPEEAF, from the coding sequence ATGACCCACTACAAGAGCAACCTTCGGGACCTCGAGTTCAACCTGTTCGAGGTCTTCGGGGCGGACCGGACGTTCGGCCAGGCGCCGTATACGGAGCTGGACGTCGACACCGCCCGCAGCTTCCTCTCCGAGGTCGACCGCCTGGCTCGCGAGGACCTCGCCGCCAGCTACACGGACAGCGACCGCAACCCGCCGGTTTTCGACCCGGAGACCTACACCGCGCCGCTGCCCGAGTCCTTCAAGAAGTCGTACCAGGCGTTCATGGACTCGGAGTTCTGGCGGCTGGACCTGCCCGAGGCGCTGGAGGGTAGCAATGCCCCTCGCGCACTCTGGTGGTCCCTCGCCGAGCTGGTGCTCGGGGCCAACGCCCCGGTCTGGATGTACGCCTCCGGCCCTTCCTTCGCGCACGTGCTGCACGTCGAGGGCACCGAGCAGCAGAAGAGGTGGGCCAAGCTCTTCATCGACAAGCAGTGGGGCTCCACGATGGTGCTGACCGAGCCGGATGCCGGTTCGGATGTCGGCGCCGGCCGCGCCCGCGCCATCCCGCAGTCGGATGGCTCGTGGCACATCGAGGGGGTCAAGCGCTTCATCACCTCCGGCGAGCATGATCTGAGCGACAACATCGTCCACTATGTGCTGGCCCGGCCGGTCGGTGTCGAGGGCGCGGGTGGCCCGGGCACCAAGGGTCTCTCGCTCTTCGTCGTTCCGAAGTTCCACTTCGACGAGGAGACCGGCGAGCTGGGCGAGCGTAACGGCGTCTTCACTACCAACGTCGAGCACAAGATGGGCCTGAAGGTCTCGAACACCTGCGAGCTCACCTTCGGTGAGCATGGCGTGCCGGCCAGGGGCTGGCTGTTGGGTGAGAGGCACGACGGCATCCGCCAGATGTTCATGATCATCGAGTATGCCCGGATGATGGTCGGTACGAAGGCGATCGCCACGCTCTCCACCGGTTACCTGAACGCGCTCGAGTACGCCAAGAACCGGGTGCAGGGTGCCGACCTGACCCAGCTGGCCGACAAGACCGCGCCGCGGGTCGCCATCACCCACCACCCGGACGTACGCCGCTCGCTGCTGCTGCAGAAGTCCTACGCCGAGGGACTGCGGGCGCTGGTCTGCTACACCGCCACCTGGCAGGACAAGGTCGCCATCGCCGAAGCCGCCGGCGACGAGCGGGCCACCAAGCTCGCCAAGCGGGTCAACGACCTGCTGCTCCCGCTGGTCAAGGGTGTCGGCTCGGAGCGGGCGTACGAGCTGCTCGGCCACGAGTCGCTGCAGACCTTCGGTGGCTCCGGGTTCCTCCAGGACTACCCGCTTGAGCAGTACGTTCGGGACGCCAAGATCGATACCCTGTACGAGGGCACCACGGCGATCCAGAGCCTCGACCTGATCTTCCGGAAGATCGTCCGGGACAACGGCAAGGCCCTGATGACGGTCGCCGCCGAGATCCAGGAGTTCATCACCACCGAGGGCGGCAACGGCCAGCTCAAGGAGGAGCGGCAGGCGCTCGGCAAGGCGCTCGCCGAGATCCAGAGCATCCTCGGCGTAATGACCGGCTGGCTGGGCGAGGCGCAGGGCGGCGACGCCCGGGCGCTGTACAAGGTTGGCCTGAGCAGCCGTCGGTTCCTGCTGGCGGTGGGTGACCTGGTCGTCGGCTGGCTGCTGCAGAAGCAGGCCGACGTGGCCCTGACGGCGCTCACCGGCGAGGTCTCCGCAGCCGACAAGGCGTTCTACACCGGAAAGGTGGCCGCAGCCCGGTTCTTCGCCCGCGAGGTGCTGCCCCGTATCGGTGCCGATCGGCGGATCATCGAGAACGTCGACCTGGACGTGATGGACCTCCCGGAAGAGGCCTTCTGA
- a CDS encoding PP2C family protein-serine/threonine phosphatase codes for MLSLVPTHAFQPGRGPLSPGSRAGLGAALVLLALVSGAELADGRGANYISLLVAAPFLAAALASWRIVLGVGAAAIVLGTTFALGEQTVSISTAVAVAGVALGTALAATTAAVRQRQAERITELVKLAAVAQQAVLRPLGPQVGSLAVAARYISSTATAEIGGDLYEALDTPYGVRIIIGDVRGKGLDAVRLASIVLGSYRHVAYERADLRAVVADLDRAVARSVGDEDFVTAALIEERGGTLTIVNCGHPSPLLLRRGAVIPLEPPAPAPPLGFMPVVRPRVERLEPGDRLLLFTDGLGEARRDGEFFPTADRAWRLLGHGTVADGLASLETALVEWVHDRLDDDIALVLMEYMGARSGVTTPVPSWEVGAAEG; via the coding sequence ATGCTGTCCCTCGTACCCACACACGCGTTCCAGCCGGGCCGTGGCCCGCTGAGTCCCGGATCCCGCGCCGGCCTCGGCGCGGCCCTCGTCCTGCTCGCACTCGTGTCCGGCGCGGAGCTGGCGGACGGCCGGGGCGCGAACTACATCTCTCTCCTGGTCGCCGCGCCGTTCCTGGCCGCCGCCTTGGCGTCGTGGCGGATCGTGCTGGGTGTGGGTGCCGCGGCCATCGTCCTCGGCACGACCTTCGCGTTGGGCGAGCAGACCGTCTCAATCTCCACCGCGGTAGCGGTTGCCGGCGTCGCACTGGGTACCGCGCTCGCCGCGACCACAGCGGCGGTACGGCAGCGGCAGGCTGAGCGGATCACGGAGCTGGTGAAGCTCGCGGCGGTCGCCCAGCAGGCGGTGCTCCGTCCGCTCGGTCCGCAGGTGGGTTCCCTGGCGGTCGCGGCCCGCTACATCTCGTCCACCGCTACTGCCGAGATCGGCGGGGATCTGTACGAGGCGCTCGACACCCCGTATGGCGTACGCATAATCATCGGCGACGTCCGCGGCAAGGGCCTGGACGCGGTCCGGCTGGCGAGCATCGTGCTGGGCTCGTACCGGCATGTGGCGTATGAGCGGGCCGACCTGCGGGCAGTCGTCGCCGACCTGGACCGGGCGGTGGCCCGTAGCGTGGGCGACGAGGACTTCGTGACGGCGGCGCTGATCGAGGAGCGGGGCGGCACCCTGACGATCGTCAACTGCGGGCATCCGTCCCCGCTGTTGCTGCGGCGCGGTGCGGTCATCCCGCTCGAGCCGCCGGCGCCGGCGCCGCCGCTGGGGTTCATGCCGGTGGTCCGACCCCGGGTCGAGCGGTTGGAGCCCGGCGACCGGCTCCTGCTGTTCACCGATGGGCTCGGCGAGGCCCGGCGGGACGGTGAGTTTTTTCCGACGGCGGACCGCGCCTGGCGGCTCCTCGGCCACGGCACGGTCGCCGACGGGTTGGCGTCGCTGGAGACTGCCCTGGTCGAGTGGGTGCATGACCGACTCGACGACGACATCGCGCTCGTGCTGATGGAGTACATGGGTGCCCGAAGTGGGGTCACCACTCCCGTGCCGAGCTGGGAGGTCGGCGCCGCCGAGGGGTGA
- a CDS encoding septal ring lytic transglycosylase RlpA family protein has product MAGRHARTRRFSSPTGIAATAALGVALAAGGTVGIVQLAPGAEPERPVAVDLTPTEVTSGAGASSPAAPPGASVSPSLTPSPAVSRSAWAPSRSKPRTTAPTSTAAKTSTAAPTPTAAKTSSAPRTVVTSGSCGASFYSEGQLTANGEYFDPAAMTAAHKTLPFDTRVRVTNPATGKSVTVRINDRGPFVAGRCLDLSRAAFATIAPVDAGHVEVRYEVLG; this is encoded by the coding sequence GTGGCTGGCAGGCACGCGCGTACCCGTAGGTTCTCCTCCCCGACCGGTATCGCGGCCACCGCGGCTCTTGGTGTGGCGCTCGCGGCGGGCGGCACCGTCGGCATCGTCCAGCTGGCCCCCGGCGCCGAGCCCGAGCGGCCCGTCGCGGTTGATCTGACCCCGACCGAGGTGACGAGCGGCGCCGGGGCCAGCTCGCCGGCCGCGCCGCCGGGCGCCAGCGTGTCGCCGAGCCTGACCCCGAGCCCGGCGGTCAGCCGGTCGGCGTGGGCCCCGTCTCGGAGCAAGCCGCGTACCACCGCCCCGACGTCCACCGCCGCGAAGACGTCAACCGCCGCGCCGACGCCAACCGCCGCGAAGACGTCGAGTGCGCCCCGAACGGTCGTGACGAGCGGCTCCTGCGGTGCCTCCTTCTATTCAGAGGGGCAGCTCACCGCCAACGGCGAGTACTTCGACCCAGCGGCGATGACGGCCGCGCACAAGACGCTGCCGTTCGACACCCGGGTGCGGGTGACCAACCCGGCCACCGGCAAGTCGGTGACGGTTCGCATCAACGACCGGGGCCCGTTCGTCGCTGGGCGGTGCCTGGACCTGTCCCGCGCCGCGTTCGCCACGATCGCCCCGGTGGACGCGGGGCACGTCGAGGTTCGGTACGAGGTCCTCGGCTGA
- a CDS encoding phosphoribosyltransferase family protein, with protein MHAELGRRLTELIRWIDPGPGASHLVSDVSGWWRDPAVLAGLGPALVDRFRETRPTVVVSPAVTGYLLGPLAATALGVGFVAAHKPGDGRLPAGALTWAQSPPDFRDRRVDLAVHDRHLGPGDRVLVVDDWVATGAQVRALYEICAARGAEAVGTSTIVAGCPPQVAAELRIRGLLTGADLTG; from the coding sequence ATGCACGCGGAGCTGGGCAGGCGCCTCACCGAGCTGATCCGCTGGATCGATCCCGGCCCCGGCGCCAGCCACCTGGTCAGCGACGTCTCCGGCTGGTGGCGCGACCCGGCAGTGCTGGCCGGTCTCGGGCCAGCGCTGGTGGACCGGTTCCGGGAGACCCGACCCACCGTGGTCGTCTCCCCGGCCGTCACCGGGTACCTGCTCGGCCCCCTCGCCGCGACCGCGCTCGGCGTCGGCTTCGTCGCCGCCCACAAGCCGGGCGACGGCCGGCTACCCGCCGGTGCGCTGACCTGGGCACAGAGCCCGCCGGACTTCCGCGACCGTCGAGTCGACCTCGCCGTCCACGACCGGCACCTCGGGCCGGGCGACCGGGTGCTGGTGGTTGACGACTGGGTGGCAACCGGAGCCCAGGTGCGCGCCCTCTACGAAATCTGTGCGGCGCGAGGCGCCGAGGCGGTCGGCACCTCGACCATCGTGGCGGGCTGCCCGCCGCAGGTCGCCGCCGAGCTGCGGATCCGGGGCCTGCTCACCGGTGCCGACCTCACCGGGTAA
- a CDS encoding LLM class flavin-dependent oxidoreductase, producing the protein MRIGVVILPDQRWPESQRRWRQADEWGFDHAWTYDHLGWRDLVDGPWFDSMITLTAAATVTRRIRLGTLVASPNFRHPAAFVRQITALDDVSGGRLLLGVGAGGIGFDAAVLGGETLPPRQRVDRFAEFVELLDLVLREDGTTWRGDWFTAVDARNNPGCVQTPRVPFVVAANGPRSMRLVARLGQGWVTTGSGGDDLASWWNGVAELAARMDKTLATTGRDPATLDRYLSLDSAPVFSLRSADFFAEQVAHAAALGFTDVVTHWPRASSWYAGDEAVLVDVAARLLPELRRA; encoded by the coding sequence ATGCGAATCGGAGTCGTCATTCTCCCCGACCAGCGTTGGCCCGAGTCGCAGCGCCGCTGGCGGCAGGCGGACGAGTGGGGCTTCGACCATGCTTGGACGTACGACCACCTCGGCTGGCGGGATCTGGTCGACGGGCCGTGGTTCGACTCCATGATCACCCTCACCGCGGCGGCGACCGTGACCCGTCGGATCCGGCTCGGCACGCTGGTCGCCTCGCCGAACTTCCGGCACCCGGCGGCCTTCGTCCGGCAGATAACCGCCCTCGATGATGTGTCCGGCGGGCGGCTCCTGCTCGGCGTCGGCGCGGGCGGAATTGGGTTCGACGCCGCCGTGCTGGGCGGGGAGACCCTGCCGCCGCGCCAGCGGGTGGACCGGTTCGCTGAGTTCGTCGAGCTGCTCGACCTGGTGCTGCGCGAGGACGGAACGACCTGGCGCGGTGACTGGTTCACCGCCGTGGACGCGCGCAACAACCCGGGGTGTGTGCAGACCCCGCGGGTGCCGTTCGTGGTGGCCGCCAACGGGCCGCGCTCGATGCGCCTCGTCGCGCGCCTCGGTCAGGGCTGGGTCACCACCGGCTCCGGCGGTGATGATCTTGCGTCCTGGTGGAACGGCGTCGCCGAGCTGGCGGCGCGGATGGACAAGACGCTGGCCACGACGGGACGGGACCCGGCCACGCTGGACCGGTATCTCTCCCTCGACTCCGCGCCGGTCTTCTCGCTGCGCAGCGCCGACTTCTTCGCCGAGCAGGTGGCGCACGCCGCCGCGTTGGGATTTACCGACGTGGTCACCCACTGGCCCCGTGCCAGCAGCTGGTATGCGGGTGACGAGGCGGTCTTGGTGGACGTGGCCGCCCGTCTCCTGCCCGAGCTGCGCCGCGCCTGA
- a CDS encoding glycosyltransferase — protein sequence MKISVITPVHPPSIPYLADAYESLCAQELPDGWTWEWLVQEDGRSGKVAAALPDDSRVLSGTGKPGGPGTARNMAMARSSGELLRVLDADDRLTPGALAREIGILAGRAEVGWTTCSVLDLMPDGSTIGWQHADPPSGTLGQGDVLTYFRNNGYRLPVHPATLCIRHDLALALGGWMALPGGEDTGLLIAASVIADGYFIAEPGLLYRKHPDQITAQSDWAATEEWQLRMQLIESRAVALQSSFPVARA from the coding sequence GTGAAGATCTCCGTCATCACGCCGGTCCACCCGCCGAGCATTCCCTACCTGGCAGACGCCTACGAATCTTTGTGCGCGCAGGAACTGCCAGACGGTTGGACATGGGAGTGGCTAGTCCAGGAGGACGGGCGCAGCGGCAAGGTTGCTGCTGCCCTGCCCGATGACTCACGCGTCTTGAGTGGGACCGGCAAACCAGGCGGTCCAGGGACCGCTCGCAACATGGCGATGGCTCGCAGCAGCGGAGAACTGTTGCGAGTCTTGGATGCAGACGACCGGCTCACACCAGGCGCCCTAGCTCGTGAGATCGGCATACTCGCCGGTCGAGCCGAGGTCGGTTGGACCACATGCAGCGTGCTCGACTTGATGCCGGACGGGTCGACGATTGGTTGGCAACACGCTGACCCGCCGAGCGGCACCCTCGGGCAGGGTGACGTACTGACTTACTTCCGAAACAACGGGTATCGCCTTCCGGTCCACCCAGCGACGCTGTGCATCCGACATGATCTCGCGCTCGCCCTTGGCGGATGGATGGCCCTGCCCGGCGGAGAGGACACCGGGCTACTGATCGCCGCGTCGGTCATCGCTGACGGATACTTCATCGCGGAACCAGGGCTCCTCTACCGCAAGCACCCGGACCAGATCACCGCCCAGAGCGACTGGGCTGCAACCGAGGAGTGGCAGCTCCGCATGCAGCTCATCGAGTCACGAGCTGTCGCGTTGCAGTCGTCCTTCCCTGTTGCTCGCGCCTGA